Proteins encoded by one window of Danaus plexippus chromosome Z, MEX_DaPlex, whole genome shotgun sequence:
- the LOC116777620 gene encoding uncharacterized protein LOC116777620 — translation MWQNSFFITIFILKFSESDGSRAHFSNLSHEFTTPADEIGPMLPDDGFQTSTVIAGLMPDSFGEMFNFLDGDSFGIGPMHEFVYGWQAIVNTMSMKNNVEVRKRAGLQRFALAGINGITLISHIGVTEIMINGTRSYCFGGVSRPPGRRSVICKGAMYQEGRFSCKVPYLRYPTVLGYRYCIDNYAAVSSLDGTYKTTYCARGESIPKFHYDYICERRDVKIKRVNLTDPNERFNIRNPVVRRAEYYRAPYDILKACPDWYGCNLRISPESLHQPIPTGLLDANETAFVGHGGKYWLALYYTQLSTYAIYFQAHGEYPWQSSRPIVSIDKGGIWEQLLKANIGPDMNLHYNLNGIYNRYPGGVVMADLMRNDGQVQPSNFRTDNRDGAPEDIVIGNTHLSADGAADPNAGNYKFIHDTQIQGNFEHGKNL, via the exons ATGTGGcagaattctttttttatcacaatattcATTTTGAAG ttttccgAGAGCGATGGTTCCCGGGCCCATTTCAGTAATCTCTCTCACGAGTTCACAACTCCAGCCGATGAAATTGGACCCATGTTGCCCGATGACGGCTTTCAAACCTCCACTGTGATAGCTGGCCTTATGCCGGACTCATTCGGAGAGATGTTTAACTTTCTAGATGGTGACAGCTTTGGAATTG GTCCAATGCATGAATTCGTATACGGATGGCAAGCCATAGTGAACACTATGAGTATGAAGAACAATGTTGAGGTACGCAAACGAGCTGGCCTTCAAAGGTTTGCTCTCGCCGGCATTAACGGAATAACTCTCATATCACATATTGGAGTGACGGAGATTATGATAAATGGCACCAGAAGCTACTGTTTCGGAGGAGTTTCGAGACCTCCTGGCAGAAGGAGTGTTATTTGCAAA GGTGCAATGTATCAAGAAGGAAGGTTCTCGTGCAAAGTTCCTTACCTTCGGTATCCAACAGTACTAGGATATAGGTACTGTATAGATAATTACGCTGCCGTTTCTTCATTAGATGGCACATATAAAA CCACATACTGCGCCCGTGGTGAATCTATACCGAAATTTCATTACGATTACATCTGCGAACGTAGAgacgttaaaataaaacgtgtcAATCTCACGGATCCCAATGAGAGGTTTAATATTCGTAATCCTGTTGTGCGTAGAGCTGAATACTATCGGGCTCCCTATGACATATTGAAAGCTTGTCCGGATTG GTACGGATGCAATCTACGTATTTCGCCTGAATCTTTACATCAACCAATACCGACTGGTTTGTTAGACGCCAACGAGACGGCTTTCGTTGGACACGGTGGAAAATATTGGCttgctttatattatacacag CTCTCGACATACGCAATTTACTTCCAAGCTCATGGTGAATACCCGTGGCAGTCAAGTCGACCTATAGTGTCTATAGACAAAG gtGGTATTTGGGAGCAGCTTTTGAAAGCAAATATAGGTCCAGACATGAATttgcattataatttgaacGGCATTTATAATAGATACCCTGGCGGTGTTGTGATGGCGGATTTAATGAGAAACGATGGACAG GTCCAACCATCTAACTTTAGGACGGATAATAGAGACGGAGCTCCAGAGGATATTGTTATTGGTAACACTCATCTTTCCGCTGATGGAG ctGCTGATCCAAATGCCGGCAACTATAAGTTTATACACGACACACAAATTCAAGGAAACTTTGAACATGGGAAgaacttataa
- the LOC116777619 gene encoding large neutral amino acids transporter small subunit 1: MSEERVKMRKQLGLLEGVAIILGIIFGSGIFISPKEVLEKTGSVWGALSVWAVCGVLATLGAMSYAELGTALAKSGGDYHYINEAYGSLPAFLYLWDANLVFVPSTNAIMALTFANNLLEPIFPNCTIDPLSTKLIAAVTICFLTFINAYDVRFTTRIQNVFMFTKISALVVIIVGGIVWMARGGVENFDDGWAGTKTSISDWSVAFYSGIFSYSGWNYLNFMTEELRDPYVNLPRAIYLSLPLVTAIYILANVSYMAVLGPSGVRATKAIAVDFAGSALGSMKWAMPTLVAIAILGGLSVHIMTSSRMCFAGARNGHMPALLAHINVKCMSPMPSLVFLMLISLLMLIPSNLTSLITYCTVVESFFTTLSCSAVLWLRYKRPDIVRPIKVSLWMPVVFVTICTVLLVVPIVSEPVAVLAGAFITLAGVPVYFLLVRSKPEPVVQLSNKFTLLCQKLFLSSVEDKED; encoded by the exons ATGAGTGAAGAACGGGTGAAAATGCGCAAACAACTAGGGTTGCTGGAAGGGGTTGCAATTATCCTTGGTATTATATTCGGCAGTGGTATTTTTATCTCCCCCAAAGAAGTTTTAGAAAAAACTGGGTCGGTTTGGGGAGCTCTATCAGTTTGGGCGGTCTGCGGAGTTTTGGCGACACTTGGTGCCATGTCATATGCAGAAttag ggACAGCATTAGCTAAGAGCGGTGGTGATTATCACTATATAAACGAGGCCTATGGCTCCTTACCAGCTTTCCTGTACCTCTGGGATGCAAATTTGGTTTTCGT ACCGAGTACAAATGCAATAATGGCGCTAACATTTGCTAATAATCTACTCGAACCGATATTTCCAAATTGTACTATAGACCCTTTGAGTACGAAGCTTATAGCTGCAGTAACTATAT GTTTCCTAACATTCATCAATGCATACGATGTGAGATTCACAACCAGAATACAAAATGTCTTTATGTTCACAAAGATCTCGGCTTTGGTTGTCATTATTGTTGGCGGAATTGTCTGGATGGCAAGAG gtgGTGTCGAAAACTTTGATGATGGCTGGGCAGGTACTAAGACGTCCATCAGTGATTGGTCTGTAGCTTTCTACTCTGGAATCTTTTCATATTCCGGCTG GAATTACCTGAACTTTATGACAGAAGAACTCCGAGATCCCTATGTGAATCTTCCTCGTGCCATTTATTTGTCCCTGCCCCTGGTAACTGCTATATACATACTAGCAAATGTCTCATACATGGCTGTGCTCGGACCATCTGGTGTCAGGGCTACCAAAGCTATAGCAGTT GACTTTGCAGGATCAGCTCTTGGGTCTATGAAGTGGGCGATGCCGACCTTAGTGGCTATTGCTATACTCGGAGGCCTGTCAGTTCATATCATGACGTCATCGAGGATGTGCTTCGCTGGAGCCCGTAATGGTCACATGCCAGCATTGTTAGCTCAcattaatgttaaatgtatGTCACCGATGCCGTCGCTAGTGTTCTTG ATGCTGATCTCTCTGCTCATGTTGATCCCAAGCAATCTGACGTCTCTAATAACGTACTGCACAGTGGTCGAGTCGTTTTTCACAACGCTCAGTTGTAGCGCTGTGCTGTGGCTGAGATACAAGAGACCAGACATAGTGAGACCTATCAAG GTGTCTCTGTGGATGCCGGTGGTGTTTGTCACAATATGCACAGTGTTGCTAGTTGTGCCAATAGTTAGTGAACCGGTGGCAGTGTTGGCCGGTGCGTTTATAACTCTAGCTGGGGTTCCCGTGTATTTTTTGCTGGTGAGGAGTAAGCCTGAGCCAGTAGTTCAACTATCGA ACAAATTTACACTTCTGTGTCAGAAGTTGTTCCTATCCAGCGTCGAAGATAAGGAAGATTAA